The nucleotide sequence CCATCTCCAGCGCAACACCGAGCGGGATCCGGCTCCCCAGGAACGCACCGTTCCCCGCGGGGAACAGCCCTCGCTTCACCTCCGGCAGGCCGAACTCCGCGGCGGTCGAGGCGACGATCACGTCGCACGCGAGCAGCAGCTCGAGGCCGCCGGCCAGCGCGCTGCCGTTGGCCGCACCGACGAGCGGCACGGACACCTCACCGTCGATGAGCCGGAAGTAGGTGCGGGTCGCGTCGTCGTCGCCGACGCCGATCTGCTCACCGGCTGCGAAGGCCCGCAGGTCCATGCCGGCGCAGAAGGAGCGGTCGCCGGTGCCGGTGAGGACGAGGGCCCGCACCTCGGGGTCGGACTCGGCCTCGTGGACTGCGGCGCCGATCCCCGAGAGGAGCCCGGGCGTCAGCGCGTTCCTGGCCTCCGGCCGGGCCAGGCGCAGGAGGAGGAGCGGCCCCCGGCGCTCCCGGACCAGGTCCTGGGTGTCGCTCACGACCGGTAACCGGTCGCCTCCGCGGCCTCGGCCGCGCCGCGCATCAGGTCGAGCACGATCGGGCCGAAGGCCAGGAGCTTCTCGTCGTCGCCGGCGCGCTGGAAGCCCTGCTCGAGGACGATCGCGAGCTTCCACTTCGCGAGGATGATGTAGTAGTCGATGTCGTCGACCTGGCGGCCCGAGACCTCCGAGTAGCGCGCCAGGACCTGGTCGCGCGACGGCATGCCGCGCATGTCGACGTAGCTCCCCCGGGCCGCGTCGGGATCACTCGTGTCGACCGGCCA is from Acidimicrobiia bacterium and encodes:
- a CDS encoding enoyl-CoA hydratase-related protein, with translation MSDTQDLVRERRGPLLLLRLARPEARNALTPGLLSGIGAAVHEAESDPEVRALVLTGTGDRSFCAGMDLRAFAAGEQIGVGDDDATRTYFRLIDGEVSVPLVGAANGSALAGGLELLLACDVIVASTAAEFGLPEVKRGLFPAGNGAFLGSRIPLGVALEMALTGDPISAARAHELGLVNVLAPPESVLDAALAVAERIAANGPLGLAAARELVRLGVSDATRVRARRDEWQQIVFRSEDAKEGALAFVEKRPPVWRGR
- a CDS encoding phosphotransferase — encoded protein: HGDYQFANVMFDHGAPARLAAIVDWEMGTVGDPKLDLAWVVQSWPVDTSDPDAARGSYVDMRGMPSRDQVLARYSEVSGRQVDDIDYYIILAKWKLAIVLEQGFQRAGDDEKLLAFGPIVLDLMRGAAEAAEATGYRS